From one Orcinus orca chromosome 10, mOrcOrc1.1, whole genome shotgun sequence genomic stretch:
- the LOC125965573 gene encoding uncharacterized protein LOC125965573 isoform X1 yields the protein MMMEVMTMKRMVVMAVKMMTMKKMVMNMMMVKMLTVKMLVTMVKKMVMKIVVMMVKKMTVKMVMMVMKMMVKMMEVMKMMVMKTMVKMMEVMKMMVMKMMVMKMMEVMKTMVKMMEVMKMMMMEVMKMKMMVMETMVKVMKKTAVTMMKQQSPGLHGAPCGQAHLTDSQGGAAITESYGLRRRQGRMPPGSTGVISMSPRT from the exons atgatgatggaggtgatgaCAATGAAGAGGATGGTGGTAATGGCGGTGAAGATGATGACAATGAAGAAGATGGTGATGAATATGATGATGGTTAAGATGTTGACAGTGAAGATGCTGGTGACGATGGTGAAGAAGATGGTGATGAAGATTGTGGTAATGATGGTGAAGAAGATGACGGtgaagatggtgatgatggtgatgaagatgatggtgaagatgatggaG gtgatgaagatgatggtgatgaagacgatggtgaagatgatggaggtgatgaagatgatg gtgatgaagatgatggtgatgaagatgatggaggtgatgaagacgatggtgaagatgatggaggtgatgaagatgatg atgatggaggtgatgaagatgaagatgatggtgatggagaCGATGGTGAAGGTGATGAAGAAGACGGCAGTGACGATGATGAAGCAGCAGTCACCTGGTCTGCACGGGGCTCCGTGTGGACAAGCTCATCTAACTGACTCACAGGGAGGGGCTGCCATCACCGAGTCCTACGGGCTCAGGAGGAGGCAGGGCCGCATGCCTCCTGGGAGCACAGGTGTCATCAGTATGTCTCCTAGGACGTAG
- the LOC125965573 gene encoding uncharacterized protein LOC125965573 isoform X2, giving the protein MEVMKMMVMKMMVKMMEVMKMMVMKTMVKMVMMVMKMMVKMMEVMKMVIKMMMKMMVMKMMLKMMEVMKMKMMVMETMVKVMKKTAVTMMKQQSPGLHGAPCGQAHLTDSQGGAAITESYGLRRRQGRMPPGSTGVISMSPRT; this is encoded by the exons atggaggtgatgaagatgatggtgatgaagatgatggtgaagatgatggaggtgatgaagatgatggtgatgaagacgatggtgaagatggtgatgatggtgatgaagatgatggtgaagatgatggaggtgatgaagatggtgataaagatgatg atgaagatgatggtgatgaaaatGATGTTGaagatgatggaggtgatgaagatgaagatgatggtgatggagaCGATGGTGAAGGTGATGAAGAAGACGGCAGTGACGATGATGAAGCAGCAGTCACCTGGTCTGCACGGGGCTCCGTGTGGACAAGCTCATCTAACTGACTCACAGGGAGGGGCTGCCATCACCGAGTCCTACGGGCTCAGGAGGAGGCAGGGCCGCATGCCTCCTGGGAGCACAGGTGTCATCAGTATGTCTCCTAGGACGTAG